In the genome of Impatiens glandulifera chromosome 6, dImpGla2.1, whole genome shotgun sequence, the window atatttttcccaATTTGAGCATGAAAGgataatacaaaataagttattcatttgagttatttgaaatagttttacAGGTGACTTTAATTGCTCAAGGAGATGTTCCCTTATCTATTGTAATGACAGTTTGCACAACACTTGGAGCAGTGCTTGTTACTCCCCTTTTGACTAAAGTCTTGGCTGGAACTTATGTTCCTGTTGATGCAGCAAAACTCTCAATCAGTACCCTGCAGGTGaactttgatttatttttattaaattgttgcTTGAAATCTTAAAGTACCCTCTCAGTGGAAAGAAAACAAGGGTAAGGCTTCTTACTTAAGGACCTTGCCTGAATCCCACCTAAAAGTTGGTATCTCTCAACTATGTCCGACTAGAAATTGGGATACGCCTAAAAAGGGCGTTGTAGTAGGATATATAATTGCTTTTTCGAAAGGTCTCAACAAATTATTGTGGAAAAATATCTACTTTGTCAAAGGGCTTGTTTTatatagggttatttgaaaaaagaaagattattttaaaacaatcttGTATGTTGAAATTTGGATTATTTTGGTTTGGATCAATGACTACAATAACCTTAgtatttgagtttttataatgttataatgaataaaaataagggtattttagtattttaattatgatttgataGAAGAATTGCTGGGTTGATAGATTGTTGGTCCAAATAACCCACGTCAAATAAATCCAGGTTAATAGACGGTTGGATAGATGACGAGAGGTGTTTGAATGTGGTGCAGTTTTTGTTGTTTTGGCCAGTCACACCTTTATACTAAATGGTATATGGATTTGTATTGTATCTCAATAACCATTGGCATTTCTCATTGAGACTCAGATCATCCTGATACAAACTGTTTCCATTTAAAGCCGAATTGTAGGATTCTCATGTAATAGATATTCTCCTTTTCGattatctttatttcttattgtttttgtgttttttggCTAAGAgattaaatatcttttattcaCTGCAGATAGTTGTGGCTCCAATTCTGTTGGGTTCTTgcttacaaaaaatatttccttCTTCTGTCAAATTAATCACACCCTTTTCTCCTCTATTGGCTGTGCTGTTCTCAGTCCTCCTTGCTTGCAGGTTTCGTGACAACACATTGAACTTTGTCtttgattttgaaattgattGGCAGAAAACTAATTTACtcgtttgtttatatattttcttctttctctttttagtGTTTTCTCAGAAAATGTTGGTCTCCTAAAATCTTCGTTTGCATCACTGCCTTCTGGAATGAGTCCTCTTCTCTATGCTAAAGAAATTCTGTCTGGTGAAATTGGGGCTATAATGTTCTCTGTGCTGTTGCTGCATTTTGTGGGGTTCCTTGTTGGGTGAGTAATATTAACAGCATAATTTATCCATGTGATAGTATCATTCCTTCTGTTAAACTTTTAATCAGTATATCATTTGGAAACACTGTTTAAGCCGAATTTCTCATCTGGATGTAGATTCGGatcatattttgtttggatatatgaccccatttggaaactaaatttagtcaaagaatggttaaaaaaattattggttgTTTCTCATCTAAATCCAATTAGAGAAACACAAAttataagtgtttccaaatgggtgTATATGAACTTTGTTCCTACGAGATCTAGAGACACCTAAAAAATAGTTGTTGATGATAGAATTGTCGGATTGGGCTTGGTGAACACTAAGAAATCATGAAAAATCATGGTTATTGGGCGGTTGAATTATTGGTGAGAGGCGTTTGAAAGTGGCGGAGCTTCTTAGCCAGCAGCCACACCTTTTATACAAACATTTCAGGATCCAAAAATTCATCGGTCATTACTTATCAAGGATTCAAGATCCAGATACacaagtgttttcaaataggcCCAATGAATGCCCCTTATCTTCTCTTTGAGTAACTTTGTCAAAACAGAAACTTAAAGGCTGAATGCTTAAGAGACCAGAAGGTCTCGGGTTTGATTTCAAATGGGGcccatgctagttctccttaattaaaaaaaaaaaaactaaaaaacttAAAGGCTGaatacttctttttttttcttgttgatTTCCTTCTTCACATATTATAATAGGTTGTATATTTCTGTGCAGGTATTTATCGGCAGCTATCTCAGGTTTTAAAGAGCCACAAAGGCGATCAATATCAATTGAGGTAATATCTTGTCAAATGATGACTCTTTCTGTCTGGTGATTATTAGCTTCTTTTGAAAGGCAATTATTAGCTTACTCGAGGTTCTAAGCTTCCTAGATATAGAGCGAAATTCAGACGTGATTATTCTCATATTTCTGTTGTTTGAAACACCCGCATTATATTTAGAAACAGATCACTTGATTATCTCATAATCTTActtaatattacaaaatatttatgttgGAAGAGGGCAGACTAAAAAAATCGATTTGACAATATTTTGTTTCTGTAATATaacaggtgggaatgcagaactCATCTTTGGGGGTGGTTTTGGCAACTTCCCATTTTGCGTCGCCAATGGTTGCATTACCAGCGGCCTTGTCTGCTGTAATCATGAATATAATGGGTAGCAGTTTGGGCTTCTTTTGGAGATATATCGATCCATCCAATCCTGACCGTCAATCAGCACCCCAAGAATAAGGGGCGATGATCATGATTTTGGCCCTTAATTTACTTTTCCACCACTAATTGGTATTGAAATCTATTGTTttcattagttttattttatttgatccTACCATGTAGTTCCGATGGTAAGAGATTTGGACCCAGCGGTTTACATTAGTTGATTCACTTTCGGATTATTTGGGGAAAAAATCTGGTTTCATGAGAAGGTGGAATTTCATACGAGTTACTAATGCAATTTCATCCCTTTACTAATATTGTAGTTTAGTTTGTTTCTTAGAGCATCGTCTAGGGCACGCAAATTCTATTATGCTTGCTTTTTTACCTCCAACCCGGACACCATTTGTAAACGCAAAATTCGTTTTGATGTCCTCTTTCTTTCTGTCCACGTATATTTACGTGTTGACATTATTCATTTCCTCATTTTGGCCATTTTTTCAAAATGACccttaatctatttttttttttttttttttttgtataactttagATATCTATAATgtaaattaatcttttaatttagattttttagataaaaaattataatatattttaaatgtatcattaaattgtattatacttgaaattttatataatttattttatattttatattttaatgttatattttgtatcttaaattttataaattataatattttttttattaatgcttgtttatttaaatgtattattgaattattttgttgggtatgaattattgatatataattaattttattaaatgaatgagaaaaaattgaaattaaatatataaagttgataaacatatagataatattaataaggttaaaaagttaaggtaagaaaaaaatattttaagaatatttttttagtttaaaaatgagtttttggatTGAAATAGTCTAAATGGTAGGTCGGGTTAAAGTTACTTCATCCATGCTTTCGATTTATGACCCTCAAAGTTGTGCTTAAGTTGAAATGAGTCATAATCTAAGaccttatttgataaatatttaccttcatttaatcaaaataattttttttattgtcattattcAAATCATCTTTAGatgtatcaaattaaaaatagcATAGTTTAAAGTTCGAAAATTTCTCATCAACACGAATTGAAACGAACTCGAGAGTAACATTTTCCGTACGAGCCATAGTTTCTTTTCCCATAAAGTcagtatatttaaataaaaactacaTTAAACAAGCTTCTAATCAATAAATGTCGACAACAGGTAGAagcaaacaatattttaaattgcattcaaacaccaaattgccaaaccaaactatctaaatataATCTCGCAAAATAGAATGcaccaaatatattattatatattagataatcTGATTTTCAATAGGTAACAATTAAACTAAATGTGTAAACAAGTTTGTCAATCTATGTTTGTTAAACAAAGATGTCCGATCTCATAAGACCAACCCCAACCGAATCATCAACTAGATGTGGTATTGAGGCTAAAGCCTCGCCAATATAGCAGCAAAAGACAACAATAACCGAATCAAAGCAAGCCAAACCAACCTTGAATGATGGACCATAATTAATGGGCACGAGTCATTTTCATTTTTGGCATGGCCTTCTTAAGCTGACGAGAACGATCTTTGGATTCTTTCCTGCGAATGGCCTCTGCACTTAGCTTGGCTTCCGCCTCTTCTAGAATCTTTCTTCGCTCTGCTTTCTTCTTCTGCAGATTTTCTTGCCTAGCGTTTTGGTAATCCTTGTATGCCTCTTGAGCAGCTTTCTGTCTTGTAGCTTCTGTCTTCGATCGGGCCTGTATTTTGTacaatttcataaaattaaaagttaaatcaTTTTGATTCACCACATTCTgggaaagaatttgaatctgttTTTAAACGTGATCTCATTTAAATCAACACACCCAAATGAGATACTTGACAGAAAGAGTTTTCAAAGAAATTTATGGACGGTTTATCATCTAAAATCTGAATCTAGAGATAAAtctaaaaatgttttcaaatgaaccctTGTCACGATCTCTGTCACTAGCAAGTTGGAAAATCGTCAAGTAAAATTGAAAGATTATATGGATcttgattaaattatttgttagatCATTGTATTTTTTGAGGAAAGAAATCCGTTTTGCTTGTTAAACTTTATACTATTAAGGTTCATTTTGCAGGCTCAATTTGCTTGTTGTTTCGGATCCGACCTATGTAGGCCCTAATAAAAAACTAAGGGATTCGTTTCGAGCCATTTTCAAAAGTTTATCAAGCAAATTGAGCATTTCATGAAACTGAGCAAGCAAAATGAACTTTATAACAAATATAGGATTTTCGGATTATAATCATGTAAAAAAGTTGAAAACCAACCTGTGAGCTGAGTTTGTATCGACCAATCAAATCGATGTAGTAAGGAACAAGGGCAACTAAACGAGACATTTCAGCCATTTGATTGATATCAGGAAGAGCAAACTTGAACACTAGAGCTTTCTTTTGCCCACCCGAGTGTTGATCAGAAAAATGCATTGATATGAAACCCTTTCCATATTTCTCAAACGCTTTCTCACCAAATACCTATAAATGTGAAAACATCATAGTGAAATATAAGAAATTGGTGAATTCACACAAACTATGTATTTCCCCCCATCTTGACATGTAATGACCTTTGATGGTATGTAGTTAAGCCCGACTATAGTTAATAGTTTGTTCCCTCCATTGCTACaattgtttttatgttttaattttaggaAGCTAACACTACCCCGGTTTGAACTTAAGGCATTCTTAACGGAAATCAAACATGAGACCTTTAATCTTTTAGATAAGATTCTTGTTACTTGAACTACCATAAAGAATTTCTTTTGCGAAAATTGTTAATTGGTAGAAAGTgacatttatattttgaaaaattagggtttattttcTGACATTCTTCCTGGGAAAATAGAATTTGAGACATTTGATCTCTTAGGCAAGAACTTTTTCACTTGAGCTATCTTCATGAACTTGTATTGTCTAAACTAAATTCATTGTGATCTTCGGGTTTACCTTAGTTTGATTGGAAACAAAAGAAACAAGATTGAATCCTAGATCAATTTAGAAAAATGTACTAATATGTCTAACTTTTGTGTATAAAGTGTATAAACTACATTCAATGTGATCTTCGGGTTTACCTTAGTTTGATTGGAAACAAAAGAAACAAGATTGAATCCTAGATCAATGCAGAAAAATGTACTCTTTTGTGTATAAAGTGTATCTAAACAAAATCAAGCTAACAAGGTTTAAACCAACTTAATAAGGTAAACAATGAAAACGAAAACATCAATACCTGCTCAATAACAGCTTCAGTAATAAGATCTCCAGCCACTTCTTTAGACTCCGAAATAGCTGCAAAATCATCAGTCACCCATTTCCGATTACTTGGTGGTGTGATCAAATTGGCAAACCTCTGAAGATCCACCACCTCCTTATGCATCGTTTTAGCCACCTTCTTCTTCGCCAGAGCAAAAACAACCTGATCCATCGAATCATCATTCATATAAACCTCAAAGgtaatctcatcctttgaaCGGAACACTATATTGTACAGTCTCGATATAAGATCATGCCGACTCTGAAGCTCAATTGTAGCCAACAATCCCTGGCAGAACCTTCTACCACTTGCGTAGAACTTAAATACATTTTGTCCTTCTTTCAACAACAATGGTGTATCCTCACCTGCTCCAACTCCCAACAAACTAAAATTCTTCTCAAAAATCGAATCTCTCCCAGCAAACTTCGTCGCCCAAGACAATGCAATTTTCTCATTCTCTTTCTTACCAGTAAAATAATTGATTACGAATATAATCAAGAACAAAACGCAGACTATCTCAACTATAAATGATTGCGGAAACCTATAGTTACTCGATTTCAGAACATCTTTCGCATCTGTACCTGTACCTGTACTTGAATCATCAGTCTCAGAAACGACAACTTCTTCAGCTGATCTTGTACTCTGTTGCGTATGTTCTTCAGGAAGTCCCTCGAATTCATCTTCGTCCCAATAGAAATCAGATGAAGGTTTGGTGCGATGAGACTCATCCGACGGTTCCTGAATCGACTCAGTGGTGGTGGCATCTGGTGGACCGTGATCTGATTCAGGATCGGAGTGAGTAACAGTTGTAGTAGGAGGAGTTCGTCGGGGTAAATCAGTGAGTTGAAGCGATTCATCATTCAATCCGTCGTCGTCTTCTTCGGCGTCGAATCCTTCGAAGTGTGAATCGGCTGCGAGTGAAGATATAGAGATTTGATTGATTAAGAGAGAGATGATGGAAATTAGGGCTAAGGAATACCAAAATGTATCGCCTCGAGGTAGGAAAAAGGAGAGTGGTGAACACCAGAGAGATGAAGATCGACGTTTTGCCATGATTGAagtgagaaagagagagagagagaagtgaAAATGAACAAGGCAAAGTGTGATGTTTAGATGAAGAACTTGCTTATAATAATGGTAAAAGTATTGTTATATGAttgaaaacattaatataaaactatgttatttaattgaaattgaatatATGATTGCAAGCATGAATAATAGAACTATGATATAAGTTTCAATAAGAAGTTTACAGATAAAACTATATTGAAACAGTTTGAAAACACATGAGtgaagttgaatttaaaatacacaaatattattaaattaattaatatatatctaattaaagtagataaattgtttttgggatcatatataaatgttaaCCATTTTCTATACGGTAATTTATTTAAtcgaatttatatttattattttttaaatatactataatatataaagttaaaaaataagtataaatatgtagaagttaaaaaaatatatttattttgcacactttctagatttgacaagaaaaaaaaatatatttctctcttctattTTTTTGAAGTAAGTATTATATACTGTGAGTGCTGCATAAATcatctttctaaaaaaaatattaaaaccacACTTGAAAACATAATTTCCTTGCATAATCATGTTtgaatatataacaaatatgttttataaattttacttaaatttattttataaataaatatttttttaactataaaacttattaatttacaaaaaaaaaaaaataacaaaataataaagggttcaattatgatataatatattataaatttattcaaatacaactcaacacaacatcaaaaataaatcacaaatatttattatcaagtatcaataaaaaaaatatattttaattgcttattattattattattaaaatgttaactATGAACGAAAAATGAGTGTAATAGAGTTAGTACTCttgattcatttgaaaaaaaatgtgattgttttgttatttgtttttattgattCTTTAGTCACAATGGTTAGTAGTCCTTTTTATGTTCTAAGTTTAAATAATGATTAGtctatgataaatatttttaaaaaaatatattaattttgatatttctaAAATTAGAAGGGTGTAACATGATTAATCCTCACGATTCAATAAGATAATAACAAATTTTCATCAGTTTGATCGGTAGTTAACTGGTACTATGTTCCTATTCCAACTCTTTCCCAATTTTACTCCGAACActaaaaaacacaattaaatatataactttagcaatattatttattctttatattttatagagttttaagtttatttctttataataatataatttttaatatattactatatatataatattttaaaaaaatatttatataaaattatcaaaaaaaaattacttttttttaaagaatattttataaaagtgaCCGCGAGAATTCTCCGAAAtcgatgataataataaaatctccGAAATAGAATAGATGGAAACAGTAAATACATTCCCACTCCGTCCAAaacataaaatacaaataactcattttcaaaAAGTTAACTATTAAGAACTCTATAAAGAAAACTCTAGGCTTCCCATTCtagggtttgaaaaaaaaaggcttcccaattctttttattttttaggtaaAATTGTAGCCCTAAACTACAACCTTCATCCTCTTAAACCAAAACGTAATTCAAAGCAATACAACAATAGAGTGAGTCATTTGGTCTGCATTATGGTAAAAACAAAAACCTTACCCGATACATGAATCTACTTGCACAATAGAAACAAACATAAAATGAACGAAATTGCTCTTTGAGCTGAGTTTATATTTAAACCTGGTGGGAGATTTTCATCGGTTCTATAAGCCCAAATTTGTGAGAAGTTCACGCCATCTTGGTGTTTCCTCGTCAAATATGTAGGTCAAAGGTGAAACCAAAACTCCACTACCACCAATCTAGCATCATTTGAATTCAGGATACACATCATTGGTTGTTATAAAGGAAGGTAGCATTTTGACATGTTAAGACAGCCGATTCAAAAGTCGACACCATACATATATTAGGGTTGAGGACATGTTTTGTTATACATTTGATTTTTCTAGTTGATTTTTCATGTT includes:
- the LOC124942058 gene encoding probable sodium/metabolite cotransporter BASS1, chloroplastic, which produces MAPLSLFLSSSFISSPQSRQILRINPIKIKPTISLALRPQNLPTIKSIHKNSNDPPPVSVTPKWESVLSTAASLYPIYVTGGAIVACLKPSTFSWFVQRGPISYTLSLGFIMLVMGLTLELNDLLNLFMKRPISILFGCLAQYTIMPASAAILSKLLHLSPAASVGLILLGCCPGGTASNVVTLIAQGDVPLSIVMTVCTTLGAVLVTPLLTKVLAGTYVPVDAAKLSISTLQIVVAPILLGSCLQKIFPSSVKLITPFSPLLAVLFSVLLACSVFSENVGLLKSSFASLPSGMSPLLYAKEILSGEIGAIMFSVLLLHFVGFLVGYLSAAISGFKEPQRRSISIEVGMQNSSLGVVLATSHFASPMVALPAALSAVIMNIMGSSLGFFWRYIDPSNPDRQSAPQE
- the LOC124941981 gene encoding uncharacterized protein At5g49945-like, coding for MAKRRSSSLWCSPLSFFLPRGDTFWYSLALISIISLLINQISISSLAADSHFEGFDAEEDDDGLNDESLQLTDLPRRTPPTTTVTHSDPESDHGPPDATTTESIQEPSDESHRTKPSSDFYWDEDEFEGLPEEHTQQSTRSAEEVVVSETDDSSTGTGTDAKDVLKSSNYRFPQSFIVEIVCVLFLIIFVINYFTGKKENEKIALSWATKFAGRDSIFEKNFSLLGVGAGEDTPLLLKEGQNVFKFYASGRRFCQGLLATIELQSRHDLISRLYNIVFRSKDEITFEVYMNDDSMDQVVFALAKKKVAKTMHKEVVDLQRFANLITPPSNRKWVTDDFAAISESKEVAGDLITEAVIEQVFGEKAFEKYGKGFISMHFSDQHSGGQKKALVFKFALPDINQMAEMSRLVALVPYYIDLIGRYKLSSQARSKTEATRQKAAQEAYKDYQNARQENLQKKKAERRKILEEAEAKLSAEAIRRKESKDRSRQLKKAMPKMKMTRAH